A window of Mycoplasmopsis equigenitalium genomic DNA:
TTTAAAAAGTGAAGAAATCGAATTTGAAAACACTGGTGATAATAAGCTTGAAAATAATTATGATACAGTTATATACAATGTAAATTACATTCCTTCTGAGGATGAAGAATAGGAGCAAGATGGGTAAGATTAATATTGCAATTGATGGACCAAGCGGTGTAGGGAAGTCGACAATTAGTAAACATATTAGTGAAAATTTGGGTTATAACTTTATTAACAGTGGTAGTGTTTATCGAGCAGTTGCGCTTTATTTATATCTTAAAAAAATTGATTATAAAAATCAAGAATTAGTAATTCAAAATCTTCCAAATATCAAAATCGAACTAGAAAAAGATCGAGTTTTTTTAAATGGTAAAGAAGTAGAAAATCAATTACGTGAACAACATATCTCTCAAATTGCCTCAGTTTCTAGTTCATATCCTAAAGTACGTGAATTCGTAGTTCGACTAATTCAAAACATTGTAAAAAATAAAAAAGGCTATATTATGGATGGCCGTGATACCACTTTCCGCTTAATGCCAAATGCTGAGCTTAAAATATTTTTATGGGCTGATGCTAGTGAGCGTGCTAAAAGACGTTTATTACAAGATAAGGAAATGGGTTTTGTTTCAAATTATGACGAAGTTTTAAAAAATATTATTGCGCGCGATGAGCAAGATATGAATCGTGAAGTTGACCCATTACATCAGACAAAAGATGCCATTAAAATTGATTGTACTAATTTAAATAAAGCACAAGTAATTGAAGTTATTACCGAATTAGTAAGGAGCAAGGAAAGTGAAAACAAATAATACGATTGCTTTAATTGGGAAACCAAATGTTGGTAAAAGTACGCTTTTTAACCGTATTATCGGCAAAAGAAAATCAATTGTTCATGATGAGCCAGGTGTAACAAGGGATCGTTTATATCACAAAGCATCTTGAACTAATCATCATTTTTATATTATTGATACTGGTGGAATTCATATTCAAAACGCCGTTTTTCAAAAAGAAATTTTAGCCCAAGCACAAATTGCAATTAATGATGCCGCAGTTATTATTTTTGTTTGTGATGCGCGAAGCGAAATTTCGAGTGATGATATTTTTATTATTAATTTATTGCGTAAGTCTGGTAAAAAAATAATTTTAGCCCTTAACAAAATGGAAGACGAAAACAATCTTGATTATTCATGATACGGACTTGGTATTGAAGATGTTTTTAAAATATCAGCATTACATGGCCAAGGAATTGGCGATATGTTAGATTTGGCATGTTCGTTTTTGAGTAATAAAAAAGATGAAGAAGATAATGAATTCAAACTAGCAATTTTAGGAAAACCTAACACTGGTAAATCAACACTTTTTAATTTACTTTCACAAAAGGAACGTTCAATTGTTTCTGATGTTGCCGGAACAACAAGAGATAGTGTTGAAGAAACGATTGTTATCAATAAACAAAAGTATCAAATAATCGATACTGCTGGTTTAATAAAAAAATCAAAGTTAGTTGAGAGTGTTGATCATTACGCTTGATTAAGGGCACAAGATTCGCTCGAAGACTCTAATTTGTCAATTATTGTTCTTGATGCTACTCAGGAGTTGAGTAATTTTGACTCGCGAATTATTGGTTATGCACTTGAAAATCAGAAACCAATTATTATTGTCATTAACAAGTGAGATTTAATTGAAAAAGACACGAACACATTACGTGATTTTGAGAAAAAAGTACGAAATAAAATTCACTTTGTACCTTGGGTGCCAATCGTTTTTATTTCTGCAAAGGAAAATAAAAATGTTAATAAACTAATTGAAAAATTACACCAAGTTCGTACTAATTTGACCCAGGAAATCGCGCCACGAATCCTTACTAGTTTAATGGTTGAAATGCAAGTTTTTCGTCAACCGAAAGCATTTCAAGGCGGTGTTTTAAGTATTAGTTTGGTCAAACAGATCAAAGCTAATATTCCAACTTTTAATTTCTATGTCAATAACAAAAAATACCTACACTTTACCTATGAACGTTCAATTGAAAATGAATTGAGAAATTCAATTAATCTTGAAGGTTGTCCAATCAAACTCAATTTTATTGACAAGAAATAATTTTAGCAATAACTGGTATAAAATCAAGAAAACCGGGCAAGATTATTTGTAATTTATAACCGTTTTTTTGAATATATTTATAACTAAAACGAGAAGACATAAAATTCAATTTTTCAGCAGAAATTCAGTAAAATTCATTGAAATTTAAAAAACCAATGATATAAAAACCTAGCCCCTTATGATTAATAATATCCAGCAAATATTCATGTTGGTGTTTTTTAATATTTTTCATTTCAAAATAACTTTTGGTTGTTGATTTAGCGTCGAATGCGAAAAATTTCCCTTGATATATTCCGTAGTAATCTACAGTACTTTTAGCGCGAATTTTCGCTTTATTTAGTTTGTGATTTTCTTGCACATTGCCAAAGGAAATATCTAAAAATACACGATGTACAATTGCGAGATTATTGATTTTGTAGTACGTTAAACTGTTGTCAATTATACTTTCTAAAAATTTGCCATTATTTTTCATTCCACTATATAATGTCTTAAAAATATACTTTTATTTACTAAAACGAAAAAAAATAGGAAATATCAAATAAAATTATTAGTATATTAGGAGGAATATGACACCAAGAGCAAAATTAATTTTGACTTTCCCACTTTGAATTTGAAGAATGACACGGATTAATAAACGGGCAAGAAAATATCGTAAAGCACCTGACCTCCACCCACTTCAAAGTCGTCAAGATTTTATTGTTAAGTACGTAACGAAAATGCTAAAAACACTTAATGTTGAAGTTGAAACAAAAGGGTTGGAAAATTTACATAAATCACCTTGCTTATTAATTCCAAACCATACATCAAATATAGATGTTTTAGCAATTATTTACGCCCTAAGAAAACAATCGTTTGAACAGGATGAAGCGAATCGTTTAACTACTTTTATTGCTAAGAAAGAGCTAACCAAAAAACACGTAGTGCGCAATGCGATGTCTTTACTAGATACGTTTGTAATTGATCGTAACAAAGCAAAAGAATCGTATGAAATTTCAAAGAATTTTGGGGCCTTTGTCAAAGCAAATAAAACATATGGCGTTATTTTCCCTGAAGGTACTAGAAGTAAAGATGGCAAAATGAATGAATTTAAATCTGGTGCCTTCGATATTGCAAAAGCCTATTTTTTACCAATTGTGCCAGTGTCAATTATTAATGGATTTGGCGCTGATAAATTAAGTCGTCGTGGTAAGCAAAAAATTACAATTATTTTTCATTCAGTAATTAAACCAATGACCTTTGTTTCACAAGACCGCAAAAAACTAGCGCAAAGCGTTCAACAAATTGTACAAAACGGAGTTGAAAATTATGATCGAAACTAAGTCAATCAAAATCGAAATCGATGACGACAAAAAAATTAGTCCTAATAGCGTCTATACTGATAACCCATACAACATTGAAATTAAGAATTTTAATGGTCCGCTTGATTTATTACTTAATCTAGTTAAAGATAAAAATATCGATATTATGGAAGTCGATCTTGTTGAGTTGGCAGAAAATTATTTAAGAATTATTAAAAGCGTTCAGGATCGTGACATTAACTTGGCTAGTGAATATCTAGTTATGGCCGCTACTCTTTTACAAATTAAGGCGCGGAGCTTACTTGAAGAAGACGAAGAAGAAGATGAAGAATTGGCCCAAGACAAAAAAGAGATTCTTCTCCAAGTGGCTATGTACAAACAGTTCAAAGAACTTACCCCTGTCTTACAAGAGCATGAACTTTCAAGACGCGATATTTTTATTAAAAAACCAAGCAATGTTGATGAATTTAAAAAACCAATTGATCGAACAGCGCTAGATGGTAATGGGAATCCAATGACCTTAATCAAAGCGTTGCGTTTAATGTTTGAACGTGTGCACGCTGTAGCGTTACGTCGTTCAAAAGTAAAAACACTTAAAATTACTGCTAGTGATCAAATTGAACACATCAGAAAACTTTTTCGCGAAAAAGAAAATGTTACCTTTGAAGATATTTTCTACTTACCAAGTCTCGAGCACTTCGTTATTACTTTAATGGCGCTACTAGAACTTGTTAAAATCCAAGAAATTGTTCTTTTTCAAGAAGAAGAATATGGACCAATAACCATTGCTAAAGGAGAAGCGTATGCGGAATAAAATCATTGAAGCACTTTTATATATTCAAGGTGATCAAGGTTTAAGTCTTGAA
This region includes:
- a CDS encoding segregation/condensation protein A — translated: MIETKSIKIEIDDDKKISPNSVYTDNPYNIEIKNFNGPLDLLLNLVKDKNIDIMEVDLVELAENYLRIIKSVQDRDINLASEYLVMAATLLQIKARSLLEEDEEEDEELAQDKKEILLQVAMYKQFKELTPVLQEHELSRRDIFIKKPSNVDEFKKPIDRTALDGNGNPMTLIKALRLMFERVHAVALRRSKVKTLKITASDQIEHIRKLFREKENVTFEDIFYLPSLEHFVITLMALLELVKIQEIVLFQEEEYGPITIAKGEAYAE
- a CDS encoding lysophospholipid acyltransferase family protein; amino-acid sequence: MTPRAKLILTFPLWIWRMTRINKRARKYRKAPDLHPLQSRQDFIVKYVTKMLKTLNVEVETKGLENLHKSPCLLIPNHTSNIDVLAIIYALRKQSFEQDEANRLTTFIAKKELTKKHVVRNAMSLLDTFVIDRNKAKESYEISKNFGAFVKANKTYGVIFPEGTRSKDGKMNEFKSGAFDIAKAYFLPIVPVSIINGFGADKLSRRGKQKITIIFHSVIKPMTFVSQDRKKLAQSVQQIVQNGVENYDRN
- the der gene encoding ribosome biogenesis GTPase Der, producing the protein MKTNNTIALIGKPNVGKSTLFNRIIGKRKSIVHDEPGVTRDRLYHKASWTNHHFYIIDTGGIHIQNAVFQKEILAQAQIAINDAAVIIFVCDARSEISSDDIFIINLLRKSGKKIILALNKMEDENNLDYSWYGLGIEDVFKISALHGQGIGDMLDLACSFLSNKKDEEDNEFKLAILGKPNTGKSTLFNLLSQKERSIVSDVAGTTRDSVEETIVINKQKYQIIDTAGLIKKSKLVESVDHYAWLRAQDSLEDSNLSIIVLDATQELSNFDSRIIGYALENQKPIIIVINKWDLIEKDTNTLRDFEKKVRNKIHFVPWVPIVFISAKENKNVNKLIEKLHQVRTNLTQEIAPRILTSLMVEMQVFRQPKAFQGGVLSISLVKQIKANIPTFNFYVNNKKYLHFTYERSIENELRNSINLEGCPIKLNFIDKK
- the cmk gene encoding (d)CMP kinase, translated to MGKINIAIDGPSGVGKSTISKHISENLGYNFINSGSVYRAVALYLYLKKIDYKNQELVIQNLPNIKIELEKDRVFLNGKEVENQLREQHISQIASVSSSYPKVREFVVRLIQNIVKNKKGYIMDGRDTTFRLMPNAELKIFLWADASERAKRRLLQDKEMGFVSNYDEVLKNIIARDEQDMNREVDPLHQTKDAIKIDCTNLNKAQVIEVITELVRSKESENK
- the recU gene encoding Holliday junction resolvase RecU; amino-acid sequence: MKNNGKFLESIIDNSLTYYKINNLAIVHRVFLDISFGNVQENHKLNKAKIRAKSTVDYYGIYQGKFFAFDAKSTTKSYFEMKNIKKHQHEYLLDIINHKGLGFYIIGFLNFNEFYWISAEKLNFMSSRFSYKYIQKNGYKLQIILPGFLDFIPVIAKIISCQ